TTGATACCGCGCCCCGCTTAGTCGGGCAAAGGATAAAATATTCAAACATTGACCCGAATACCCGTTCAAGAGACTTGAAAAATGCCTTAAACTTGCTGACTCTTGCCGGGATAATTAAACCAATATATTTAACAAAGGCTTCGGGACTGCCGCTCGGAGCACAGATAAATGAACAAAAATTCAAATTGAATTTCCTTGATACCGGGCTGATGCAAAATTCCTGTGGATTACAGGGGCAATTAAGCGTTGAAAAAAATTTAATGCAAATAAACGCAGGTTCTGTGGCTGAGCAGTTTGTTGGACAGGAATTAACAGCATATTCCGATAAACATCAGCAGAGCAGCCTTTATTTTTGGGCGAGGGAGAAAAAAAACAGCATGGCAGAAGTTGATTATGTCATAAATATCGGCTCAAATATTTTTCCTGTAGAAGTAAAATCCGGCAAAGAAGGCAGGCTTAAATCATTAAGAATGTTTCTTGAGGAGAAAAAATCAAAGTTAGGAATACGTTTCTCACAGGATAAATTATCCTACCATGACAAAATACTTTCTATCCCGCTTTATATGATTGAACAACTGCCGAGATTCATAAAAAGTATTTTAAGGACATAAAAATTATCTTCATTCAAGAATAAAGAGAGGTTGTGGATTGTGCGCTTTAACATACAGAAAATACAACGTTAAATATTTATATTGGGAAGCACAAGCTTCATTATGGAGGGGAAGGGGTCCTGATAGGCTTTGAAATCATACACATAATATGGTATATTTTATGTGTAAGGAGGGAATACAATGACAACACGGACAAACATTATGCTGGATGACGATATGGTTGATGAAGCAAAGAAATTAACTTCATTCAGGACCAAAAGAGAGGTTGTGGATTTTGCGCTTAGAGAGCTTGTAAAACAGTTAAAAAAGAAGAAACTGCTTGCAATAAGGCACAAAGGAATGTGGCAGGGCGACCTTGCAAAATGGAGGAGTAAAAGGATTGATATTAATTGATACGAGCGCCTTTATTGAATTTCTGAACAAGACAGGCTCACCGTTTGACAAGGAAATTGAATCTCTTATAA
This region of Nitrospirota bacterium genomic DNA includes:
- a CDS encoding type II toxin-antitoxin system VapB family antitoxin; the encoded protein is MTTRTNIMLDDDMVDEAKKLTSFRTKREVVDFALRELVKQLKKKKLLAIRHKGMWQGDLAKWRSKRIDIN